In Cyclobacteriaceae bacterium, the DNA window CCCTGATTGTCTGATAACCCCAAACATAGAAATGCTCTCCAAACCAGTGGCGAGTTGAACCTTCCTGAGTTTGATCAAATTTGAGTTCATCATTAAAGCTATTAAGCTTTATTTTTGTCTGATTGACAGTCGGTTTATCATCATCAGCCCGAAGCTCCTCCTGATAAAAGATGTCATTGTCTTTTTTGTAAAGAAGAAATATGCTGTCTTGCTTTAATACAAAATCACCTGTCTGTTCAATTCCGTTAGATCTTACATTATCAAGTTTGATACTTGCTGACTTCTGTACATTACCATTGGGATCTATCTGAACCACCAGGCTTTCAAACATTTGAACTTCAAGATGTGGTGAAGATCGGGCTGTTGGATAAGGTGAAGCATAAGATGGATTGTACATATTGTAGCCTGAACCATAGCCATAGTACGGTGAGCCCAATGTATTGGCTGGATATGAATTTGTCCTCCAATAGTTATTTGAATTGACCTGATTGGAACGATACACTTCTGCCAATAAAAAGAAACCGTTTGATCGCTCTTCTATTCGAACTGGCAACACGGATGCTGTGAAGTTGGGAAGCAGACCCTGCGTCTTTAGCTTCTGGGACTTGTTTTTTATATCTTCTGCGCGCTTTGGTCCTAGATAATCCAGAAAATGATCCATCGATGCGAAATCAATATAGTTTACCATTTGTTCGGAGAATGGGTCTACAACAGAAGAAAAAAGTCCAAGTGCCTCACGACCGGAACCTTCGGCATAGGTGCCCACAATCATCAGCTCATCACGCTCCAAGACACTTGTGATGCCATTGAGAACTGAATATCGCGGATCGATGTCAATGTTATCATCGATCAGAAGATTTCCCTGATGATCAAAAGTGCGAACACCAAGAATGGTTTTATCCCGATCTTTTCGCTCAGCCAAAAGAATGTTGAAGCTTTCATTTTGATTAGCTCGAACATCTAACAACTTTGTGTCGCGCATGAATAATCCTGGCAACACTTTAGGGTGACTGCTTGATCGGTCATACAGCAGCACAGCAGGTTCGCTGTTGATATACCCACCAAATATTCCGCTGCTTCCTGACATGGTGAAGTGAGTTAGCTTGAAATCAATTTCAAATTTCACATCGTCATGACTGACTTTTTGTTCAACAAAATTGATGGTGAACAATTGAAAATTGTAGTAAGAAGATTCTCCCTCACGGAATAGGAAATAAACGTGATTGGTATTGTATTCAAATCCTACAAGAAGCGCGCGATTGTTTAATTCAATATCTGTTGACCAGATTTTGGAGAGAGTGGAATCCAGAATTTCAATCAACCATTTTTTTTGACCTTGTAATGATTCTTCATCATCACTTATCAATGCGAGGCCTTCTTTCTTAAGAGAAACAACCATTGGCCCCTGTTCTGATCCCTTGATCTCTTTCTCAAAACGAAATGGTTGACTTAACTGAGCTTTAGCAATAGAAACTGCGATGAGGCATGTCCAGAAAAAAAGAAAAGTGACTTTGAGTTTCAAGGTTTAGAGCTTAGTTCCATTATTTTATCAAATTCTGATTTCAAAACAGGCTGTACAGATAATCTTGCAACTTTAACGAGTACCATTTGTTGAAGAGATTTATCCTGTTTTACTTTCGCAAGACTGACGGGATTTTTCAGTGCTTTATCAGGGGCAAGATCCACGGCTACCCAATCAGGTTCTTTAGGTTCAGGATATGATTCGCGAACCACGGTGGATATACCAACAACTGCCTTTTCTTCTCCAGTATGGTAAATAAGCGCTTTATCACCCAATTTCATATTCTTGAGATGGTTCCTTGCTTGAAAATTCCTCACCCCGTCCCAGACAGCTTTTTTGTCACGAATCAGATCGTTCCAGGAAAAAGTTTCAGGTTCAGTTTTTAACAGCCAGTAATTCATGATGAAAATTTTTTCTGCTTCTAAAATAGTAAATAGATGGGTGAAAAAATCAGTTTACAACCTACCCCCGCTAAGGGTATTCTTCATCAAAGTGGTAAATTTGAATTTATGGTAACTGCCGGATGAAGATTCTTATACTACGCTTTTCTTCCATTGGAGATATTGTGCTGACAACACCTGTTGTACGTACTCTCAAAACCCAACTGGAGGATTCGGCCATACATTACGCAACAAAAATTCAGTATCGTGAATTGTTTGAAGTAAATCCTTACATCGACAGGATGCATTTTCTGAAAGACAATCTTTCGGAGTTTATAACAGAATTGAAAAAGGAAAATTTTGATTACGTAATTGATCTGCATCACAACCTCAGGACACTCAGAATCAAAAGAGCTTTAAATGTGAAGTCCTTCAGTTTTAAGAAACTTAATATTGAAAAATGGCTGATCGTTAATCTGAAGATCAACAAGCTCCCCAATATTCATATCGTTGAGAGG includes these proteins:
- a CDS encoding EVE domain-containing protein, whose amino-acid sequence is MNYWLLKTEPETFSWNDLIRDKKAVWDGVRNFQARNHLKNMKLGDKALIYHTGEEKAVVGISTVVRESYPEPKEPDWVAVDLAPDKALKNPVSLAKVKQDKSLQQMVLVKVARLSVQPVLKSEFDKIMELSSKP